One Cardiocondyla obscurior isolate alpha-2009 linkage group LG11, Cobs3.1, whole genome shotgun sequence DNA segment encodes these proteins:
- the LOC139106559 gene encoding uncharacterized protein isoform X1, translating to MSGSDGEDGRREKSITTAAAATTVVTTIITEKSNAAEATMADDNGPAATATKRRLDDAADYRNDSTWTHRDVDATSDHENGDACAFPTVADYDPTGCGTTDQRVIDAFIRGARVADKNRHKLSLVSTDTLAKLYSSAAMMDSQSHFEKESCSCDNPADYKAKRDIFREELQKAMNFQNLWAELRQYIRTAFNTALETVHIFDSPQSHRGKFTADMHNTVIQLCKRDSHQLFMRLVSQAQEFVIEVKIRLIALLHDRSANLAELFLTCLLNDYDSLVSTAIFISELVKPLKKCFNSNLTWVCLFKKLYQIYVYNDALLQNNLPTFIGQLKKLLPLKGSKYQALVHRYLSFDDEMTKIGNLWPETESWMDKYNAEQAVRMTRLRQIREAWVVSTATRKFMEHSMLNRTSDIGNDQFYSEMQEIHGQFSSLIAHTSENDSPPLSPVLDFNSDSITMPSSIDIVQIMLDDWNKAQHQKLTDVAGALTASEVDVSGEDDSNCYDYTRTTCQLAQYAVRSVRASNDASCDTEYLSSSEMGKECECYTCNEPELDHTDIHKDENIEKNEIKSLSSLNNGFPEIVPTSCTPTQDKKKLDSSNDDDKKKKELGMRDGIHKYAASKISESEPCLCVYQHAQEIAERKNEILESPPCPCLLNSKRKWDICPCLPKSISETVVANGHPKAMTSTSVAKTNPESSQKSVAKTGSTQPAQTQTRHSTTQTHNHSMHQGNTHSHTHGPIPDLTKNIVPCSHPRLRPLNHTPHACHKQANVEHIKRMSCNDLSSGDGDCSDSGSSQEDSCSTSSSAQRDANVRHCDCCYCEVFGHGMPSVAPVSRNYKEMRERLRQLLTKKKAKKCKTVVTGCSPQKSPSELSIPNANSEGKSSVTNSILRSNTPISTMSAIPYDQRDQRDLEELLEFIEGNQSGKKDNKKAEKKARQKQRKLEEKLKKDRQEAERQKLIELQKKTPEVTITVVDPQKPIPQRLLPQCNLPEVSILPTSPSLPAVKQLNSRKKDKQDVCSNNSSNCGSNSIINLSNKTKTASANSNAKNKSINSADKCDVRGTTFSQGNKSNIKNDKIDSNKGSKPLTSINNITCNTAKNNSSTTPSKLSDVDSHDKKLTKKERKKLKKEMKKLEKEKTKEPETTTHTESQPQIVTIRREINSNSTEPTVTITLKGQTPAEDKVLFTLVNGQTKELSHKSEQEQNQSNNGKKKKVKTINNNNTLQQQGNKLQSNQSNNSKQQTQIKTSNGKNLKKLEQANNEKSKNSKHTDERKVQQQSINEGKNSKSKKDKRNTENKENMLQQQNTMNKNQQNATNKKQNKANTPPQTPVSQKQQQNQIINESTISKKAKKQQQQQQDKNPQSNTNKSNKNNNNASNRSTASKNDSQKSNNVNKTNQTAMSKERAPTEVQNLCSERVGSPSLSSQFKDIGPNSKINIENLKLPPGITITKVDAPPKPLPIKTAPLPKPVNPPKQTTIIAAPMAGVQSSYASSQAGGNVIVVDTGKLKQDLLPKANEKDSQLQTPTTGKKKKKKNKNSASSGNTASAPVPNSDTLVSDHVMDEPARILHNPGTNMVTIRNPSFGPMKVPPTQQAAIIKVSENGMVTIRSPALQQAINAGLTSPPKPDYIVKGDLSSAGRTAAATDCGQLSVKHVNGVISSSLAELRSRLSVQSDCTSSLSELANIQISQMTNGQPIPENGINLKGTSVTLTKVKPEATGMEDTRQTSAMCAATKETTMSVTSITAINGGASCGSGSGKSKKKKKRGSGTGQCGDDLDLVEVFTPKDIDLENDEEMDDDERELEAFKRFCLQSVPPLHKEKVNLNIKDIVLKKKSSSSSSSSSTSSSSSSTASSSGAAATAAAIAAN from the exons ATGAGCGGCAGCGACGGCGAAGACGGTCGACGTGAGAAGAGCATCACCAccgctgccgccgccaccaccgtcGTCACCACCATCATCACTGAGAAAAGTAACGCCGCCGAGGCGACGATGGCCGACGACAATGGTCCAGCAGCAACAGCGACGAAACGGCGGCTCGATGATGCCGCCGACTACCGCAACGATTCTACGTGGACACACCGAGACGTGGACGCGACAAGCGACCACGAGAACGGGGACGCTTGCGCGTTCCCCACGGTGGCCGACTACGATCCCACCGGG TGTGGAACGACTGACCAGCGTGTGATAGATGCATTCATCAGAGGTGCAAGGGTGGCTGACAAAAACCGTCACAAATTGTCTCTAGTAAGCACCGATACGCTCGCCAAGCTGTATTCCTCTGCAGCAATGATGGATAGTCAGTcacattttgaaaaagaatcgTGCTCCTGTGATAATCCAGCTGATTATAAAGCtaaacg AGATATATTTAGAGAAGAGCTACAGAAGGCTATGAACTTCCAAAACCTGTGGGCAGAATTGCGTCAATATATACGCACTGCTTTTAACACCGCTCTGGAGACGGTTCATATATTTGATTCTCCGCAATCACATCGCGGCAAGTTTACTGCAGACATGCATAATACTGTTATTCA ATTATGCAAAAGAGATTCTCATCAACTTTTCATGAGACTAGTAAGCCAGGCGCAAGAGTTTGTAATAGAAGTAAAAATCCGGTTGATTGCTCTCCTACACGATCGTAGCGCAAATTTAGCTGAACTTTTTCTTACTT GTCTCTTGAACGATTATGATTCTCTAGTATCGACGGCGATTTTCATTTCCGAATTAGTAAAGCCATTGAAAAAGTGTTTCAACTCAAACTTGACGTGGGTTTGCttgtttaaaaagttataccagatttatgtatataatgatgctttattgcaaaataatttacctACATTTATTGGACAG CTAAAAAAACTTCTACCATTGAAAGGTTCAAAGTACCAAGCTCTTGTTCATAGATATTTGTCGTTCGACGATGAGATGACAAAAATCGGTAATTTGTGGCCTGAAACAGAATCGTGGATGGATAAATACAA TGCAGAACAAGCCGTTCGTATGACAAGACTTAGACAAATTAGAGAAGCTTGGGTAGTGTCTACAGCGACACGTAAATTCATGGAGCACAGCATGTTGAACAGAACATCCGACATCGGAAA TGATCAATTTTACAGTGAAATGCAAGAGATTCACGGGCAGTTTTCGTCGCTCATCGCGCACACGTCTGAAAACGATAGTCCACCTTTAAGTCCAGTATTGGATTTTAATTCGGATTCCATAACTATGCCGTCGAGCATAGACATAGTTCAAATAATGTTAGACGATTGGAATAAAGCTCAGCATCAGAAGTTGACAGATGTAGCCGGGGCATTAACTGCAAGTGAAGTGGACGTTTCTGGAGAAGATGATTCTAACTGTTACGATTATACACGTACAACGTGTCAATTAGCACAATACGCTGTCAGGTCAGTAAG AGCAAGCAATGACGCTTCTTGTGACACAGAGTACCTCTCTTCCTCTGAAATGGGAAAAGAATGCGAATGTTATACGTGCAATGAACCTGAATTAGATCATacg GATATACATAAGgatgaaaatattgaaaaaaacgaaataaaatctttgtCTTCACTTAATAATGGATTtccag AAATTGTTCCTACAAGTTGTACACCAACgcaagataaaaagaaattagataGTTCGAATGACgatgacaaaaaaaagaaggaattGGGTATGCGTGACGGTATCCACAAATATGCTGCTTCGAAAATATCCGAATCGGAGCCTTGTCTTTGTGTTTATCAGCATGCTCAAGAAATAgcagagagaaaaaacgaaattctAGAAAGCCCTCCCTGTCCTTGTTTGTTGAACTCAAAACGCAAATGGGATATATGTCCCTGCTTGCCTAAAT CCATATCCGAGACAGTCGTAGCGAACGGTCATCCCAAAGCGATGACGTCAACCTCTGTTGCAAAGACTAATCCAGAATCGAGTCAGAAGTCTGTCGCGAAGACTGGCTCTACTCAACCTGCTCAAACTCAAACAAGGCATTCTACAACACAAACGCACAATCACAGCATGCATCAGG GTAACACTCATTCGCACACTCATGGACCGATACCGGATCTGACGAAAAACATAGTTCCGTGTTCTCACCCGAGACTTCGCCCACTCAATCATACACCGCATGCGTGCCACAAGCAAGCCAACGTCGAACATATCAAGAGAATGTCGTGTAACGATC TAAGTTCAGGAGATGGGGATTGTTCGGACTCAGGGAGCAGTCAAGAGGACTCGTGCTCCACTAGTAGTTCTGCACAGAGGGATGCCAATGTGAGACACTGCGACTGTTGTTACTGTGAGGTTTTTGGCCACGGAATG CCGTCAGTCGCACCGGTGAGTCGAAACTACAAAGAAATGCGAGAACGACTGCGACAACTTCTAACGAAgaagaaagcaaaaaaatgCAAGACCGTCGTAACCGGATGCAGTCCGCAGAAAAGCCCGTCGGAATTATCGATTCCCAACGCTAATTCCGAAGGCAAGAGTTCCGTGACAAATTCGATTCTTAGATCGAACACTCCAATTTCGACGATGTCCGCGATCCCGTATGATCAGCGAGATCAACGAGATTTGGAAGAACTGTTAGAATTTATCGAGGGCAATCAAAGTGGGAAAAAAGACAACAAGAAAGCTGAGAAGAAAGCGAGACAGAAACAGCGAAAG cttgaggaaaaattaaagaaggaCAGGCAAGAAGCGGAGAGACAAAAGTTAatagaattacaaaaaaagacaCCAGAGGTTACGATTACCGTTGTCGATCCTCAAAAACCTATACCTCAAAGATTATTACCTCAATGTAATTTACCAGAAGTTTCCATTTTACCAACGTCGCCATCTTTACCTGCAGTAAAACAATTAAACAGTAGGAAAAAGGATAAGCAAGACGTTTGTAGTAATAATAGTAGTAATTGCGGTAGtaatagtattattaatttgagtAACAAGACAAAAACGGCATCTGCGAATTCGAACgcgaaaaacaaaagtattAATAGTGCGGACAAGTGCGACGTGCGAGGTACGACTTTTAGCCAAGGGAATaagagtaatataaaaaatgataaaattgataGCAATAAAGGCAGCAAGCCGTTAACAAGTATTAATAACATTACGTGTAATACTGCAAAAAACAATTCAAGTACTACTCCAAGCAAACTATCCGACGTTGATTCACACgacaaaaaattaacgaaaaaagaaagaaagaaattaaaaaaggaaatgaaaaagctggaaaaagaaaagacgaaaGAACCCGAAACTACAACGCATACGGAATCTCAACCACAAATAGTTACTATTAggagagaaattaattcaaatagcACTGAACCTACGGTTACGATTACTTTGAAAGGACAAACTCCGGCCGAAGATAAAGTTCTTTTTACGTTAGTGAACGGTCAGACTAAAGAACTATCTCACAAATCGGAGCAAGAACAAAATCAAAGTAAcaacgggaaaaaaaagaaagtcaaaacgattaataacaataataccTTGCAGCAACAAGGAAACAAGTTACAATCAAACCAATCAAATAATTCCAAGCAACAGACTCAGATTAAAACTAGTAATGGTAAAAACTTGAAGAAGCTCGAACAAGCAAATAACGAGAAATCGAAAAATAGTAAGCATACGGATGAGAGAAAAGTCCAGCAACAGAGTATTAACGAGggtaaaaattcaaaatctaaaaaagataaaagaaatacggagaacaaagaGAACATGTTGCAACAACAAAATACAATGAATAAGAACCAGCAAAACGCGACTaacaaaaagcaaaataaagcGAACACTCCTCCTCAAACTCCAGTGTCGCAGAAGCAGCAGCAGAATCAGATCATAAATGAGTCCACTATTAGCAAGAAGGCAAAgaagcaacagcagcagcagcaagaCAAAAATCCACAATCGAATACcaataaaagcaataaaaataataataacgcgagTAATAGGAGCACGGCGAGTAAAAACGATTCCcaaaaaagtaataatgttaataaaacaaatcaaACTGCTATGAGTAAGGAACGTGCGCCCACGGAGGTCCAAAATCTGTGTTCCGAGCGAGTTGGTTCGCCATCGCTTAGCAGCCAGTTTAAAGACATCGGGCCAAATTCCAAAATCAACATCGAAAATCTTAAGTTACCACCGGGCATCACGATTACAAAAGTCGACGCGCCGCCCAAACCGCTTCCAATCAAAACGGCACCTTTGCCAAAACCGGTGAATCCGCCCAAACAAACTACCATCATCGCTGCACCAATGGCTGGGGTGCAGTCGAGCTACGCGAGTTCGCAGGCGGGTGGAAATGTCATAGTGGTGGACACGGGCAAGCTCAAACAAGATCTGCTACCGAAAGCAAATGAAAAAG ATTCTCAGTTACAAACTCCCACTaccggtaaaaagaaaaaaaagaaaaataagaattcaGCCAGTTCGGGTAACACAGCGAGCGCGCCAGTGCCAAATAGCGATACGTTAGTAAGCGATCACGTAATGGACGAACCGGCGAGGATACTGCACAATCCCGGGACGAACATGGTGACCATCAGGAACCCGTCTTTCGGTCCGATGAAGGTGCCGCCGACGCAGCAGGCTGCGATCATTAAAGTTTCGGAAAACGGCATGGTGACGATCCGCAGTCCGGCTTTGCAACAGGCGATTAACGCAGGTTTAACATCACCGCCCAAGCCGGATTACATAGTCAAAGGCGATCTGTCATCGGCGGGCAGAACGGCAGCGGCGACTGACTGTGGCCAGCTGAGTGTGAAACACGTAAACGGCGTCATATCGTCGAGCCTGGCGGAATTGCGTAGTCGATTGAGCGTGCAATCCGATTGCACATCTTCTCTGTCGGAGCTCGCCAACATCCAAATCAGTCAGATGACAAACGGCCAACCGATACCGGAGAACGGTATCAATCTCAAAGGTACTAGCGTCACTTTAACGAAGGTGAAGCCGGAAGCGACGGGGATGGAAGATACGCGGCAAACATCGGCGATGTGCGCCGCAACGAAGGAGACGACAATGAGCGTCACCTCGATAACAGCGATCAACGGCGGAGCCAGTTGCGGCAGTGGCAGCGGAaagagcaagaaaaaaaagaagcgcggAAGCGGCACGGGACAATGCGGAGATGACTTGGACCTCGTTG AGGTATTCACGCCTAAAGATATAGACCTCGAGAACGACGAGGAGATGGACGACGATGAGCGCGAGCTGGAGGCCTTTAAGCGATTCTGCCTGCAGTCGGTGCCACCACTGCACAAGGAAAAAGTCAATCTCAATATCAAGGATATCGTACTGAAGAAGAAGtcatcctcgtcgtcgtcgtcttcatCAACGTCGTCGTCATCTTCGTCGACGGCTTCGTCGTCGGGTGCGGCGGCGACGGCCGCTGCAATAGCGGCTAACTGA
- the LOC139106559 gene encoding uncharacterized protein isoform X4: MSGSDGEDGRREKSITTAAAATTVVTTIITEKSNAAEATMADDNGPAATATKRRLDDAADYRNDSTWTHRDVDATSDHENGDACAFPTVADYDPTGCGTTDQRVIDAFIRGARVADKNRHKLSLVSTDTLAKLYSSAAMMDSQSHFEKESCSCDNPADYKAKRDIFREELQKAMNFQNLWAELRQYIRTAFNTALETVHIFDSPQSHRGKFTADMHNTVIQLCKRDSHQLFMRLVSQAQEFVIEVKIRLIALLHDRSANLAELFLTCLLNDYDSLVSTAIFISELVKPLKKCFNSNLTWVCLFKKLYQIYVYNDALLQNNLPTFIGQLKKLLPLKGSKYQALVHRYLSFDDEMTKIGNLWPETESWMDKYNAEQAVRMTRLRQIREAWVVSTATRKFMEHSMLNRTSDIGNDQFYSEMQEIHGQFSSLIAHTSENDSPPLSPVLDFNSDSITMPSSIDIVQIMLDDWNKAQHQKLTDVAGALTASEVDVSGEDDSNCYDYTRTTCQLAQYAVRSVRASNDASCDTEYLSSSEMGKECECYTCNEPELDHTDIHKDENIEKNEIKSLSSLNNGFPEIVPTSCTPTQDKKKLDSSNDDDKKKKELGMRDGIHKYAASKISESEPCLCVYQHAQEIAERKNEILESPPCPCLLNSKRKWDICPCLPKSISETVVANGHPKAMTSTSVAKTNPESSQKSVAKTGSTQPAQTQTRHSTTQTHNHSMHQVSSGDGDCSDSGSSQEDSCSTSSSAQRDANVRHCDCCYCEVFGHGMPSVAPVSRNYKEMRERLRQLLTKKKAKKCKTVVTGCSPQKSPSELSIPNANSEGKSSVTNSILRSNTPISTMSAIPYDQRDQRDLEELLEFIEGNQSGKKDNKKAEKKARQKQRKLEEKLKKDRQEAERQKLIELQKKTPEVTITVVDPQKPIPQRLLPQCNLPEVSILPTSPSLPAVKQLNSRKKDKQDVCSNNSSNCGSNSIINLSNKTKTASANSNAKNKSINSADKCDVRGTTFSQGNKSNIKNDKIDSNKGSKPLTSINNITCNTAKNNSSTTPSKLSDVDSHDKKLTKKERKKLKKEMKKLEKEKTKEPETTTHTESQPQIVTIRREINSNSTEPTVTITLKGQTPAEDKVLFTLVNGQTKELSHKSEQEQNQSNNGKKKKVKTINNNNTLQQQGNKLQSNQSNNSKQQTQIKTSNGKNLKKLEQANNEKSKNSKHTDERKVQQQSINEGKNSKSKKDKRNTENKENMLQQQNTMNKNQQNATNKKQNKANTPPQTPVSQKQQQNQIINESTISKKAKKQQQQQQDKNPQSNTNKSNKNNNNASNRSTASKNDSQKSNNVNKTNQTAMSKERAPTEVQNLCSERVGSPSLSSQFKDIGPNSKINIENLKLPPGITITKVDAPPKPLPIKTAPLPKPVNPPKQTTIIAAPMAGVQSSYASSQAGGNVIVVDTGKLKQDLLPKANEKDSQLQTPTTGKKKKKKNKNSASSGNTASAPVPNSDTLVSDHVMDEPARILHNPGTNMVTIRNPSFGPMKVPPTQQAAIIKVSENGMVTIRSPALQQAINAGLTSPPKPDYIVKGDLSSAGRTAAATDCGQLSVKHVNGVISSSLAELRSRLSVQSDCTSSLSELANIQISQMTNGQPIPENGINLKGTSVTLTKVKPEATGMEDTRQTSAMCAATKETTMSVTSITAINGGASCGSGSGKSKKKKKRGSGTGQCGDDLDLVEVFTPKDIDLENDEEMDDDERELEAFKRFCLQSVPPLHKEKVNLNIKDIVLKKKSSSSSSSSSTSSSSSSTASSSGAAATAAAIAAN; the protein is encoded by the exons ATGAGCGGCAGCGACGGCGAAGACGGTCGACGTGAGAAGAGCATCACCAccgctgccgccgccaccaccgtcGTCACCACCATCATCACTGAGAAAAGTAACGCCGCCGAGGCGACGATGGCCGACGACAATGGTCCAGCAGCAACAGCGACGAAACGGCGGCTCGATGATGCCGCCGACTACCGCAACGATTCTACGTGGACACACCGAGACGTGGACGCGACAAGCGACCACGAGAACGGGGACGCTTGCGCGTTCCCCACGGTGGCCGACTACGATCCCACCGGG TGTGGAACGACTGACCAGCGTGTGATAGATGCATTCATCAGAGGTGCAAGGGTGGCTGACAAAAACCGTCACAAATTGTCTCTAGTAAGCACCGATACGCTCGCCAAGCTGTATTCCTCTGCAGCAATGATGGATAGTCAGTcacattttgaaaaagaatcgTGCTCCTGTGATAATCCAGCTGATTATAAAGCtaaacg AGATATATTTAGAGAAGAGCTACAGAAGGCTATGAACTTCCAAAACCTGTGGGCAGAATTGCGTCAATATATACGCACTGCTTTTAACACCGCTCTGGAGACGGTTCATATATTTGATTCTCCGCAATCACATCGCGGCAAGTTTACTGCAGACATGCATAATACTGTTATTCA ATTATGCAAAAGAGATTCTCATCAACTTTTCATGAGACTAGTAAGCCAGGCGCAAGAGTTTGTAATAGAAGTAAAAATCCGGTTGATTGCTCTCCTACACGATCGTAGCGCAAATTTAGCTGAACTTTTTCTTACTT GTCTCTTGAACGATTATGATTCTCTAGTATCGACGGCGATTTTCATTTCCGAATTAGTAAAGCCATTGAAAAAGTGTTTCAACTCAAACTTGACGTGGGTTTGCttgtttaaaaagttataccagatttatgtatataatgatgctttattgcaaaataatttacctACATTTATTGGACAG CTAAAAAAACTTCTACCATTGAAAGGTTCAAAGTACCAAGCTCTTGTTCATAGATATTTGTCGTTCGACGATGAGATGACAAAAATCGGTAATTTGTGGCCTGAAACAGAATCGTGGATGGATAAATACAA TGCAGAACAAGCCGTTCGTATGACAAGACTTAGACAAATTAGAGAAGCTTGGGTAGTGTCTACAGCGACACGTAAATTCATGGAGCACAGCATGTTGAACAGAACATCCGACATCGGAAA TGATCAATTTTACAGTGAAATGCAAGAGATTCACGGGCAGTTTTCGTCGCTCATCGCGCACACGTCTGAAAACGATAGTCCACCTTTAAGTCCAGTATTGGATTTTAATTCGGATTCCATAACTATGCCGTCGAGCATAGACATAGTTCAAATAATGTTAGACGATTGGAATAAAGCTCAGCATCAGAAGTTGACAGATGTAGCCGGGGCATTAACTGCAAGTGAAGTGGACGTTTCTGGAGAAGATGATTCTAACTGTTACGATTATACACGTACAACGTGTCAATTAGCACAATACGCTGTCAGGTCAGTAAG AGCAAGCAATGACGCTTCTTGTGACACAGAGTACCTCTCTTCCTCTGAAATGGGAAAAGAATGCGAATGTTATACGTGCAATGAACCTGAATTAGATCATacg GATATACATAAGgatgaaaatattgaaaaaaacgaaataaaatctttgtCTTCACTTAATAATGGATTtccag AAATTGTTCCTACAAGTTGTACACCAACgcaagataaaaagaaattagataGTTCGAATGACgatgacaaaaaaaagaaggaattGGGTATGCGTGACGGTATCCACAAATATGCTGCTTCGAAAATATCCGAATCGGAGCCTTGTCTTTGTGTTTATCAGCATGCTCAAGAAATAgcagagagaaaaaacgaaattctAGAAAGCCCTCCCTGTCCTTGTTTGTTGAACTCAAAACGCAAATGGGATATATGTCCCTGCTTGCCTAAAT CCATATCCGAGACAGTCGTAGCGAACGGTCATCCCAAAGCGATGACGTCAACCTCTGTTGCAAAGACTAATCCAGAATCGAGTCAGAAGTCTGTCGCGAAGACTGGCTCTACTCAACCTGCTCAAACTCAAACAAGGCATTCTACAACACAAACGCACAATCACAGCATGCATCAGG TAAGTTCAGGAGATGGGGATTGTTCGGACTCAGGGAGCAGTCAAGAGGACTCGTGCTCCACTAGTAGTTCTGCACAGAGGGATGCCAATGTGAGACACTGCGACTGTTGTTACTGTGAGGTTTTTGGCCACGGAATG CCGTCAGTCGCACCGGTGAGTCGAAACTACAAAGAAATGCGAGAACGACTGCGACAACTTCTAACGAAgaagaaagcaaaaaaatgCAAGACCGTCGTAACCGGATGCAGTCCGCAGAAAAGCCCGTCGGAATTATCGATTCCCAACGCTAATTCCGAAGGCAAGAGTTCCGTGACAAATTCGATTCTTAGATCGAACACTCCAATTTCGACGATGTCCGCGATCCCGTATGATCAGCGAGATCAACGAGATTTGGAAGAACTGTTAGAATTTATCGAGGGCAATCAAAGTGGGAAAAAAGACAACAAGAAAGCTGAGAAGAAAGCGAGACAGAAACAGCGAAAG cttgaggaaaaattaaagaaggaCAGGCAAGAAGCGGAGAGACAAAAGTTAatagaattacaaaaaaagacaCCAGAGGTTACGATTACCGTTGTCGATCCTCAAAAACCTATACCTCAAAGATTATTACCTCAATGTAATTTACCAGAAGTTTCCATTTTACCAACGTCGCCATCTTTACCTGCAGTAAAACAATTAAACAGTAGGAAAAAGGATAAGCAAGACGTTTGTAGTAATAATAGTAGTAATTGCGGTAGtaatagtattattaatttgagtAACAAGACAAAAACGGCATCTGCGAATTCGAACgcgaaaaacaaaagtattAATAGTGCGGACAAGTGCGACGTGCGAGGTACGACTTTTAGCCAAGGGAATaagagtaatataaaaaatgataaaattgataGCAATAAAGGCAGCAAGCCGTTAACAAGTATTAATAACATTACGTGTAATACTGCAAAAAACAATTCAAGTACTACTCCAAGCAAACTATCCGACGTTGATTCACACgacaaaaaattaacgaaaaaagaaagaaagaaattaaaaaaggaaatgaaaaagctggaaaaagaaaagacgaaaGAACCCGAAACTACAACGCATACGGAATCTCAACCACAAATAGTTACTATTAggagagaaattaattcaaatagcACTGAACCTACGGTTACGATTACTTTGAAAGGACAAACTCCGGCCGAAGATAAAGTTCTTTTTACGTTAGTGAACGGTCAGACTAAAGAACTATCTCACAAATCGGAGCAAGAACAAAATCAAAGTAAcaacgggaaaaaaaagaaagtcaaaacgattaataacaataataccTTGCAGCAACAAGGAAACAAGTTACAATCAAACCAATCAAATAATTCCAAGCAACAGACTCAGATTAAAACTAGTAATGGTAAAAACTTGAAGAAGCTCGAACAAGCAAATAACGAGAAATCGAAAAATAGTAAGCATACGGATGAGAGAAAAGTCCAGCAACAGAGTATTAACGAGggtaaaaattcaaaatctaaaaaagataaaagaaatacggagaacaaagaGAACATGTTGCAACAACAAAATACAATGAATAAGAACCAGCAAAACGCGACTaacaaaaagcaaaataaagcGAACACTCCTCCTCAAACTCCAGTGTCGCAGAAGCAGCAGCAGAATCAGATCATAAATGAGTCCACTATTAGCAAGAAGGCAAAgaagcaacagcagcagcagcaagaCAAAAATCCACAATCGAATACcaataaaagcaataaaaataataataacgcgagTAATAGGAGCACGGCGAGTAAAAACGATTCCcaaaaaagtaataatgttaataaaacaaatcaaACTGCTATGAGTAAGGAACGTGCGCCCACGGAGGTCCAAAATCTGTGTTCCGAGCGAGTTGGTTCGCCATCGCTTAGCAGCCAGTTTAAAGACATCGGGCCAAATTCCAAAATCAACATCGAAAATCTTAAGTTACCACCGGGCATCACGATTACAAAAGTCGACGCGCCGCCCAAACCGCTTCCAATCAAAACGGCACCTTTGCCAAAACCGGTGAATCCGCCCAAACAAACTACCATCATCGCTGCACCAATGGCTGGGGTGCAGTCGAGCTACGCGAGTTCGCAGGCGGGTGGAAATGTCATAGTGGTGGACACGGGCAAGCTCAAACAAGATCTGCTACCGAAAGCAAATGAAAAAG ATTCTCAGTTACAAACTCCCACTaccggtaaaaagaaaaaaaagaaaaataagaattcaGCCAGTTCGGGTAACACAGCGAGCGCGCCAGTGCCAAATAGCGATACGTTAGTAAGCGATCACGTAATGGACGAACCGGCGAGGATACTGCACAATCCCGGGACGAACATGGTGACCATCAGGAACCCGTCTTTCGGTCCGATGAAGGTGCCGCCGACGCAGCAGGCTGCGATCATTAAAGTTTCGGAAAACGGCATGGTGACGATCCGCAGTCCGGCTTTGCAACAGGCGATTAACGCAGGTTTAACATCACCGCCCAAGCCGGATTACATAGTCAAAGGCGATCTGTCATCGGCGGGCAGAACGGCAGCGGCGACTGACTGTGGCCAGCTGAGTGTGAAACACGTAAACGGCGTCATATCGTCGAGCCTGGCGGAATTGCGTAGTCGATTGAGCGTGCAATCCGATTGCACATCTTCTCTGTCGGAGCTCGCCAACATCCAAATCAGTCAGATGACAAACGGCCAACCGATACCGGAGAACGGTATCAATCTCAAAGGTACTAGCGTCACTTTAACGAAGGTGAAGCCGGAAGCGACGGGGATGGAAGATACGCGGCAAACATCGGCGATGTGCGCCGCAACGAAGGAGACGACAATGAGCGTCACCTCGATAACAGCGATCAACGGCGGAGCCAGTTGCGGCAGTGGCAGCGGAaagagcaagaaaaaaaagaagcgcggAAGCGGCACGGGACAATGCGGAGATGACTTGGACCTCGTTG AGGTATTCACGCCTAAAGATATAGACCTCGAGAACGACGAGGAGATGGACGACGATGAGCGCGAGCTGGAGGCCTTTAAGCGATTCTGCCTGCAGTCGGTGCCACCACTGCACAAGGAAAAAGTCAATCTCAATATCAAGGATATCGTACTGAAGAAGAAGtcatcctcgtcgtcgtcgtcttcatCAACGTCGTCGTCATCTTCGTCGACGGCTTCGTCGTCGGGTGCGGCGGCGACGGCCGCTGCAATAGCGGCTAACTGA